From a single Pseudomonas cremoricolorata genomic region:
- the tssM gene encoding type VI secretion system membrane subunit TssM, producing the protein MKSFVGLVTRWLVPLLGLLALSLIIWFVGPLLDVLVSPLRRAALIALLFGLWLAWRIYQVVQARRQAAKVLDSLAADTPPDPASVATAEELSALRQRMAEAVALLKKARLGGDERRNLYQLPWYVIIGPPGSGKTTALVNSGLHFPLAAQLGEGAVRGVGGTRNCDWWFTDQAVLLDTAGRYTTQDSHAQVDKAAWLGFLDLLRNQRSRRPIDGAFIAISLADLLLGSEAERAAHAAAIRSRIQELYERLGVRFPIYLMLTKLDLVPGFMEFFDNLGKEERAQVWGMTFALDDGEQGAGPLGRFGSEFSLLEQRLNQRLVERLQHERDPARRDLVYGFVQQFAALRSNLEQFLEALFKPNAFETRALLRGVYFTSGTQEGSPIDRLIGSMAQSMGLDRAQLARQSGSGRSYFIQRLFSDVAFAERGLAGSNPKVERRQRWLTRAALGLSVALLLLVGSVWALSYRANQAYIAEVEQRLEPVGKSVQTLSPAQRSVLEVLPLLDAVRHLADDPPSWAEGWGLYQGDMLESESSSVYRKLLIAVFAPRLVTRIEEQLYAGGSSDYLYEGLKAYLMLADTEHYDPAFIKAWVLLDWERALPRDLAPEQREALEQHLDALFERRPPNARLDQRLIDDMRQQLQQLPVAQRVYDRVKRQPLPAGVSDLSLSETAGRDAALVLRRKSGKPLSEPLPGLFTVQGYRKAFLAASLAQATTLAEERWVLGREMGDAGDAKRLADDVRDLYFQDYIRHWDALLADLDVAPVTSVGQAADVLRVLSGPASPLKKLLQSVARETDLQQPSELDAVKAKVEDSGVDQLRQRLGGLLGDTPVAAGAERPASRDPVTEHFAPLAALVQGGEGEALPIDGLLSDLNSLYVQVSAMVGASGDALLGEAKNQAQAAAQRVTLGAARQPQLVQDMLGSLVGSTNAVVMGGVRNQLNAAWKSEVVTVYRQSLGGRYPLARGSAQDATLEDFGQFFGVGGVMDNYFRKYLQPYVNTSSNPWSWQPGAAQKLGINASVLGTFQRAASIRDAFFRNTGSTQPLVRFELKPVAMDASITQFLLDLDGQQISYDHGPSRPVAVQWPNNNSIGVVRLAITPPAASGRSGLTVEGPWAWFRLLDQADLVAGNSPERFNLRLRVEGLSVSYELRASSAFNPFRSRVLNGFSLPERL; encoded by the coding sequence GTGAAGTCGTTCGTAGGATTGGTAACGCGATGGCTGGTGCCTTTGCTGGGCCTGCTGGCGCTGAGTCTGATCATCTGGTTCGTCGGCCCGCTGCTCGATGTGCTGGTCAGCCCGCTGCGGCGCGCGGCGCTGATTGCCCTGCTGTTCGGGTTGTGGCTGGCCTGGCGTATCTACCAGGTGGTGCAGGCGCGCCGTCAGGCCGCCAAGGTGCTCGACAGCCTGGCCGCCGATACCCCGCCGGACCCTGCCAGTGTCGCCACCGCCGAAGAGCTGAGCGCCCTGCGCCAGCGCATGGCCGAGGCGGTTGCGCTGCTGAAGAAGGCGCGCCTGGGCGGCGACGAGCGGCGCAACCTGTACCAACTGCCGTGGTACGTGATCATCGGGCCACCGGGGTCGGGCAAGACCACCGCGCTGGTCAACTCCGGGCTGCACTTCCCGCTCGCCGCGCAACTGGGCGAGGGTGCGGTGCGCGGTGTCGGCGGCACGCGCAACTGCGACTGGTGGTTCACCGACCAGGCGGTGCTGCTCGACACCGCTGGGCGCTACACCACCCAGGACAGCCACGCCCAGGTCGACAAAGCCGCCTGGCTGGGCTTTCTCGACCTGCTGCGCAATCAGCGCTCGCGGCGGCCCATCGACGGTGCGTTCATCGCCATCAGCCTGGCCGACCTGCTGCTGGGCAGTGAGGCCGAACGCGCAGCCCACGCCGCAGCCATTCGCAGCCGCATTCAGGAGTTGTACGAACGCCTTGGCGTGCGCTTCCCGATCTACCTGATGCTGACCAAGCTCGACCTGGTGCCGGGCTTCATGGAGTTCTTCGACAACCTCGGCAAAGAGGAACGCGCGCAGGTCTGGGGCATGACCTTCGCCCTCGACGATGGCGAGCAGGGCGCCGGCCCCCTGGGCCGCTTTGGCAGCGAATTCAGCCTGCTCGAACAGCGCCTCAATCAGCGCCTGGTCGAGCGCCTGCAACACGAGCGCGACCCGGCGCGGCGTGATCTGGTGTACGGCTTCGTGCAGCAGTTCGCCGCCTTGCGCAGCAACCTCGAGCAGTTCCTCGAGGCACTGTTCAAGCCCAATGCCTTCGAGACCCGCGCCTTGCTGCGCGGCGTGTACTTCACCAGCGGCACCCAGGAAGGCAGCCCCATCGACCGGCTGATCGGCAGCATGGCGCAGAGCATGGGCCTGGATCGCGCGCAGCTGGCGCGCCAGAGCGGCAGCGGGCGCAGCTATTTCATCCAGCGCCTGTTCAGCGACGTGGCCTTCGCCGAGCGCGGCCTGGCCGGCAGCAACCCCAAGGTCGAACGCCGCCAGCGCTGGCTGACCCGCGCTGCACTGGGCCTGAGCGTGGCACTGTTGCTGCTGGTGGGCAGCGTGTGGGCGCTGAGCTACCGCGCCAACCAGGCCTACATCGCCGAGGTCGAGCAGCGTCTCGAGCCGGTCGGGAAAAGCGTGCAGACCCTGAGCCCGGCGCAGCGCAGCGTGCTCGAGGTGCTGCCACTGCTCGATGCCGTGCGCCACCTGGCCGACGACCCGCCGTCGTGGGCTGAAGGCTGGGGGCTGTACCAGGGCGATATGCTGGAAAGCGAATCGTCCAGCGTCTACCGCAAGCTGTTGATCGCGGTGTTCGCCCCACGGCTGGTCACCCGCATCGAAGAACAGCTGTATGCCGGCGGTTCTTCCGATTACCTCTACGAAGGCCTCAAGGCCTACCTGATGCTGGCTGACACCGAGCATTACGACCCGGCCTTCATCAAGGCCTGGGTACTGCTCGACTGGGAGCGCGCGCTGCCCCGTGACCTTGCCCCGGAACAGCGCGAGGCCCTGGAACAGCACTTGGACGCGTTGTTCGAACGCCGCCCGCCCAATGCCCGCCTCGACCAACGCCTGATCGACGACATGCGCCAGCAGTTGCAGCAGTTGCCGGTGGCCCAGCGCGTCTACGACCGGGTCAAGCGCCAGCCGCTGCCGGCTGGGGTCAGTGACCTCAGCCTCAGCGAAACAGCCGGGCGCGATGCTGCCCTGGTGCTGCGGCGCAAGAGCGGCAAACCGTTGAGCGAGCCACTGCCGGGCCTGTTCACCGTGCAGGGTTACCGCAAGGCGTTTCTCGCCGCGAGCCTGGCCCAAGCCACCACCCTTGCCGAAGAACGCTGGGTACTGGGCCGTGAGATGGGCGATGCCGGCGATGCCAAGCGCCTGGCCGATGATGTACGCGACCTGTACTTCCAGGATTACATTCGCCACTGGGACGCGCTGCTGGCCGACCTCGATGTGGCGCCGGTAACCAGTGTCGGCCAGGCCGCCGACGTGCTGCGGGTGCTCTCAGGCCCGGCGTCGCCGTTGAAGAAACTGTTGCAGAGCGTGGCGCGGGAAACCGATCTGCAACAGCCCAGCGAGCTCGATGCGGTCAAGGCCAAGGTCGAGGACAGCGGCGTCGATCAACTGCGCCAGCGCCTTGGCGGCCTGCTCGGCGATACGCCGGTGGCGGCCGGTGCCGAGCGCCCGGCGTCCCGCGACCCGGTCACCGAACATTTCGCGCCGCTGGCCGCGCTGGTACAGGGCGGTGAGGGCGAAGCGCTGCCCATCGACGGTCTGCTCAGTGACCTCAACAGCCTCTACGTGCAAGTCAGCGCGATGGTCGGGGCCAGTGGCGATGCCCTGCTCGGTGAGGCGAAGAACCAGGCCCAGGCGGCGGCGCAGCGGGTCACCCTCGGTGCCGCGCGTCAGCCGCAGTTGGTGCAGGACATGCTCGGCTCGCTGGTCGGCTCGACCAACGCGGTGGTCATGGGCGGGGTGCGCAACCAGCTCAATGCAGCGTGGAAAAGCGAGGTGGTGACGGTTTATCGGCAGTCGCTGGGCGGGCGTTACCCGCTGGCCCGTGGCAGCGCGCAAGACGCCACCCTGGAAGACTTCGGGCAGTTCTTCGGGGTCGGCGGGGTGATGGACAACTACTTCCGCAAGTACCTGCAACCCTACGTCAACACCAGCTCCAACCCCTGGAGCTGGCAGCCGGGCGCTGCGCAGAAACTGGGTATCAACGCCTCGGTGCTGGGCACCTTCCAGCGCGCCGCGAGCATCCGCGATGCGTTCTTCCGCAACACCGGCAGCACCCAGCCGCTGGTGCGCTTCGAGCTCAAACCGGTGGCGATGGATGCCTCGATCACACAGTTCCTGCTCGACCTCGATGGCCAGCAGATCAGCTATGACCACGGCCCCAGCCGCCCGGTGGCGGTGCAGTGGCCGAACAACAACAGCATCGGTGTGGTGCGCCTGGCGATCACTCCACCGGCGGCCAGTGGCCGCTCGGGGCTGACCGTGGAAGGGCCGTGGGCGTGGTTCCGCCTGCTCGATCAGGCCGACCTGGTCGCCGGCAACTCGCCGGAGCGCTTCAACCTGCGTCTGCGTGTCGAAGGCCTCAGCGTGTCGTACGAGCTGCGCGCCAGCAGTGCCTTCAACCCGTTCCGCAGCCGCGTGCTCAACGGCTTCAGCCTGCCGGAGCGGTTATGA
- a CDS encoding PP2C family protein-serine/threonine phosphatase, whose amino-acid sequence MTAMQYTAASYSHTGMVRRINEDACLELTAEGLWAVADGMGGHAAGDYVSSLTVDSLRRLPACQSLAERSAALRSRLAQVNQAVREETLRRGVSLMGSTVVVMTACDDQALALWAGDSRLYRLRGARLTRLTHDHSYVQELQDSGLLNEAEAREHPRGNIITRAIGVQAQLDLQAVEIAVQPGDTYLLCSDGLTKTAEDHEIADVLVHPDPYQVVRSLVHLGLTRGAPDNITAIVIKAGEPR is encoded by the coding sequence ATGACCGCCATGCAGTACACCGCGGCCAGTTACAGCCACACCGGCATGGTGCGCCGGATCAACGAAGACGCCTGCCTGGAGCTGACCGCAGAGGGCCTGTGGGCCGTGGCCGACGGCATGGGTGGGCATGCGGCCGGTGATTACGTCAGCAGCCTGACCGTCGACAGCCTGCGCCGTCTGCCGGCGTGCCAGAGCCTTGCCGAGCGCAGCGCTGCATTGCGCAGCCGGCTCGCTCAGGTCAACCAGGCGGTGCGCGAGGAAACCCTGCGCCGCGGCGTGAGCCTGATGGGCAGCACCGTGGTGGTCATGACCGCCTGTGACGATCAGGCCCTGGCGCTGTGGGCTGGCGACAGCCGCCTGTACCGCTTGCGCGGCGCGCGCCTGACTCGCCTGACCCACGACCACAGCTACGTGCAGGAACTGCAGGACAGCGGCCTGCTCAACGAGGCCGAAGCCCGCGAGCACCCGCGTGGCAACATCATCACCCGGGCGATTGGCGTGCAGGCGCAGTTGGACTTGCAGGCGGTCGAGATCGCCGTGCAGCCCGGTGACACCTACCTGCTGTGCAGCGACGGCCTGACCAAGACCGCCGAAGACCACGAGATCGCCGACGTGCTGGTGCACCCCGACCCGTACCAGGTGGTGCGCAGCCTGGTGCACCTTGGGCTGACCCGCGGCGCACCGGACAACATCACCGCCATCGTGATCAAGGCCGGTGAACCACGATGA
- a CDS encoding DotU family type VI secretion system protein, protein MQPEDPSANDRTQFMPRPGGRPAPAPAAAPAAPLSMPGEPLAPGQGQGLNPLEQAASPLLSLLTRLRNTLAHPAPASLRAQLLAYLRQFEAQAEAAGVPRNEVLLARYALCTALDEAVLSTPWGSASDWGKQSLLITVHNEAWGGEKVFQLLEHCLQSPRERLNLLELLYLCTSLGFEGRYRVINGGRAQLEALRERTAAVIRSARGEAERELSPHWRGVTAKGDRLGRWLPAWVALAVALALLLLVLFGLRLKLASDAEPVFRGIHALGEIPVQAMDRPVVQPKAVERPRLAGFLAEDIKAGRVAVEDAVDRSVVTIRGDELFASASASIKGDFQPLMTRIAEAIGKVKGEVRITGHSDNQPIATLRFPSNWALSQARAEQVRELLAARTGQAQRFTAQGLSDTEPLASNTTAQGRAKNRRVEITVLAEGAE, encoded by the coding sequence ATGCAGCCTGAAGATCCCTCGGCCAACGACCGTACGCAATTCATGCCGCGCCCCGGTGGGCGCCCTGCGCCGGCCCCTGCTGCTGCGCCGGCAGCGCCGCTGAGCATGCCCGGCGAGCCGCTGGCGCCCGGTCAGGGCCAGGGCCTGAACCCGCTGGAGCAGGCCGCCTCGCCGCTGCTGAGCCTGCTCACGCGGCTGCGCAACACCCTGGCCCATCCGGCGCCGGCCAGCCTGCGCGCGCAGTTGCTGGCCTACCTGCGCCAGTTCGAAGCCCAGGCCGAGGCGGCCGGGGTGCCGCGCAACGAAGTGTTGCTGGCGCGCTACGCGCTATGTACCGCGCTCGATGAAGCCGTGCTGAGCACGCCGTGGGGCAGCGCCAGTGACTGGGGCAAGCAGAGCCTGCTGATCACCGTGCACAACGAGGCCTGGGGCGGCGAGAAGGTCTTCCAGCTGCTCGAACACTGCCTGCAAAGCCCGCGCGAGCGGCTCAACCTGCTGGAGCTGCTGTACCTGTGCACCAGCCTCGGTTTCGAGGGGCGCTACCGGGTCATCAACGGCGGCCGGGCGCAGCTCGAAGCCCTGCGTGAGCGCACCGCGGCGGTGATTCGCAGCGCCCGTGGCGAGGCCGAGCGCGAGCTGTCGCCGCACTGGCGTGGAGTGACCGCCAAAGGCGATCGCCTGGGACGTTGGCTGCCGGCCTGGGTCGCCCTGGCAGTGGCCCTGGCATTGCTGCTGCTGGTGCTGTTCGGCCTGCGCCTGAAACTGGCCAGCGATGCCGAGCCGGTGTTCCGCGGCATCCATGCTCTGGGTGAGATTCCGGTGCAGGCCATGGATCGTCCGGTGGTGCAGCCCAAGGCGGTCGAGCGTCCGCGCCTGGCCGGTTTCCTCGCCGAGGACATCAAGGCCGGGCGGGTCGCGGTGGAAGATGCCGTCGACCGCTCGGTGGTGACCATCCGCGGCGATGAGCTGTTCGCCAGCGCCAGTGCCAGCATCAAGGGCGATTTCCAGCCGCTGATGACGCGTATCGCCGAGGCCATCGGCAAGGTCAAGGGCGAGGTGCGTATCACCGGTCACAGCGACAACCAGCCCATCGCCACACTGCGCTTCCCCTCCAACTGGGCGTTGTCCCAGGCCCGCGCCGAACAGGTGCGCGAACTGCTCGCGGCACGCACCGGGCAGGCCCAGCGCTTCACCGCACAAGGCCTGAGCGACACCGAACCGCTGGCGTCCAACACCACCGCGCAAGGCCGGGCGAAGAACCGTCGGGTGGAAATCACTGTTCTGGCGGAGGGTGCCGAGTGA
- a CDS encoding ABC transporter ATP-binding protein codes for MMRLQAVSKRRGSASQRFSLEIERLHLRAGQVLGLVGPSGCGKSTVLDLLALTLAPDQAEHFSLHAEGGEHDLAQLWRNARRDQLAALRSRQMGYVLQTGGLLGFLDVRDNIALPRQLLGLADDGSVERLATALELDGHLRHYPAELSVGQRQRVGCARALVHAPQLLLADEPTAALDPLNAERVMRLLLSQVRQAGAACVIASHDEPLLRAAGVPVLRMGCRRDGDGGVTSVLEVGH; via the coding sequence ATGATGCGCTTGCAGGCAGTGAGCAAACGCCGCGGCAGCGCCAGCCAGCGCTTCAGCCTGGAGATCGAGCGGCTGCACCTGCGCGCCGGGCAAGTGCTGGGGCTGGTCGGGCCGAGCGGCTGCGGCAAGAGCACCGTGCTCGACCTGCTGGCGCTGACCCTGGCCCCGGATCAGGCCGAGCACTTCAGCCTGCACGCCGAAGGCGGTGAGCACGACCTGGCGCAGTTGTGGCGCAACGCGCGCCGCGACCAGTTGGCCGCGCTGCGCAGCCGGCAGATGGGCTACGTGCTGCAAACCGGCGGGTTGCTGGGTTTTCTCGATGTGCGTGACAACATCGCCTTGCCCCGGCAACTGCTCGGCCTGGCGGATGATGGCAGCGTCGAGCGCCTGGCCACGGCACTGGAGCTGGATGGACACCTGCGTCATTACCCGGCCGAGCTGTCGGTGGGCCAGCGCCAGCGGGTCGGCTGCGCACGCGCCCTGGTGCACGCCCCGCAACTGCTGCTGGCCGACGAGCCGACCGCAGCCCTCGATCCGCTCAACGCCGAGCGGGTCATGCGTCTGTTGCTGTCCCAGGTGCGCCAGGCCGGTGCGGCCTGCGTCATCGCCAGTCACGACGAGCCCTTGTTGCGCGCCGCCGGTGTGCCCGTGCTGCGCATGGGCTGCCGGCGCGATGGCGATGGCGGCGTGACCTCTGTACTGGAGGTCGGGCACTGA
- the tagF gene encoding type VI secretion system-associated protein TagF, with the protein MNSVGFYGKLACRGDFVSRGLPGSFVQPWDQWLAAGVQTSQRQLGEAWLPAYLVSPLWRFALAPGLCGPQAVVGVLMPSIDRVGRYFPLTLAQPLPADTSLAAVLGASDDWFDAAEGLLLASLEAQASFEDFDAAVSALAPLEAPAARPVQVSLGGLQRLTEGYADDRLRALADSACAGMSLWWGKGSAQIAPGLLRCQGLPRSDAFGAFILGKEAPCR; encoded by the coding sequence ATGAACAGCGTGGGCTTCTACGGCAAGCTGGCCTGCCGCGGCGATTTCGTCAGCCGCGGCCTGCCGGGCAGTTTCGTACAACCGTGGGACCAGTGGCTGGCAGCCGGCGTGCAAACCAGCCAGCGCCAGTTGGGCGAGGCCTGGCTGCCGGCGTATCTGGTCAGCCCGTTATGGCGTTTCGCCCTGGCGCCGGGCCTGTGCGGGCCGCAGGCGGTGGTGGGCGTGCTGATGCCGAGCATCGACCGGGTCGGACGGTATTTCCCCCTGACCCTGGCCCAGCCATTGCCGGCCGATACCTCGCTGGCAGCCGTGCTCGGCGCGTCGGATGACTGGTTCGACGCCGCGGAAGGCCTGCTGTTGGCAAGCCTCGAAGCCCAGGCGAGCTTCGAGGACTTCGACGCTGCGGTCAGCGCTCTGGCGCCGCTCGAAGCACCTGCCGCGCGGCCTGTGCAGGTCAGCCTCGGCGGCTTGCAACGGCTGACCGAAGGCTACGCCGACGACCGTCTTCGGGCTCTGGCCGACAGTGCGTGTGCAGGCATGAGCCTGTGGTGGGGCAAAGGCTCGGCGCAGATCGCTCCGGGCTTGCTGCGCTGTCAGGGACTGCCGCGCAGTGACGCGTTCGGCGCCTTCATTCTGGGTAAAGAGGCCCCGTGCAGATGA
- a CDS encoding serine/threonine-protein kinase, giving the protein MNADMHIPGFDIDGEIGQGAMASVYLATQRSLQRKVALKVMAASLAQDPTFCERFLREGRTLARLAHPHIATIHDIGNVDALYYMAMEYLPNGTLKERIAAGLDPEQGLLYVRQIAQALGYAHAQGLVHRDVKPANILFRADGTAVLSDFGIAKSLDDRTQFTQAGFAVGTPSYMSPEQARGQEIDGRADLYALGVVLYEILVGELPYNGTDALSTALAHLTEPLPALPLEHGRYQAILSGLLAKSADERFSDAAALLAALDRLPLQDDDATVFRPLLGGEVLTPLTPAGVAAELAEPPPASVSPAPAPTPIEPAPVLAATPAATTRTPRNALLALAVAAVLGLAGGAYWWLQPGSPLAGQASPDSEPVASPVIAEANAEGDRPLLMAGKQTLFQRVLSKPGARLLSSPEAGDGKAVPAFSVLYVYQRKNVDGQPWLQVGAASDGQREGWIAGAQLSDWKQSLVLTFTERSGRAPLMFLRQPDDVQHLLDDPAQAQKVLHSAQTAPEQVPQVMALEPAGQAVAASQFYLMPIFDYRESFDASGQPVQLLNIASIDPGTRADPPAAKKPQTPAADNAFRTGIVLVVDTSVSMQPYIDRVQQVVSELQAQLQARGELDNVSFGLVGFRNSVKRTPGLQYLSKTLVDLQQGRDPARFLRAAREVKATTVSSHAFNEDAFAGVMQAVEGLDWSGYGGRIVLLVSDAGALRKSDPASSTQMNEAEVRQAALSKQIKIYALHLRTPAGQHNHASAEAQYRVLTADSNPQIGDLYVSVPGGDVKLFGERVREIGTTFAELAQQVRERQPQATPVLDAAPSLAAKSAAIGYAMHMDFLGRQQASQAPQLVSAWTADRDLSNPALPALQVCVMLTKLQLNDLQQSLKLIVDAARKTRSSPADFFNEIASASAYMTRDPGALRDGANLAASGVLGEYLDGLPYRSKSLSMTQDLWLSLSVAEQEDFIDELESKISLYETFHNDLGNWVRFGNAEPGDALYRVPLSTLP; this is encoded by the coding sequence ATGAACGCCGACATGCACATTCCAGGCTTCGACATCGACGGCGAGATCGGTCAGGGCGCCATGGCCAGCGTCTACCTGGCGACCCAGCGCTCGTTGCAGCGCAAGGTGGCGCTGAAGGTGATGGCCGCAAGCCTGGCCCAGGACCCGACCTTCTGCGAGCGCTTCCTGCGCGAAGGCCGCACCCTGGCCCGGCTGGCGCACCCCCACATCGCCACCATCCACGACATCGGTAACGTCGACGCGCTGTACTACATGGCCATGGAGTACTTGCCCAACGGCACGCTCAAGGAGCGCATCGCCGCTGGACTCGACCCCGAACAGGGCCTGCTGTACGTGCGCCAGATCGCCCAGGCGCTGGGCTATGCCCATGCCCAGGGGCTGGTGCACCGCGACGTCAAACCGGCCAACATTCTGTTCCGCGCCGACGGTACGGCGGTGCTGTCCGACTTTGGCATCGCCAAGTCGCTGGACGACCGCACGCAATTCACCCAGGCCGGCTTTGCCGTCGGTACCCCCAGCTACATGAGCCCCGAGCAGGCGCGCGGGCAGGAAATCGACGGCCGCGCCGACCTCTACGCCCTGGGCGTGGTGCTGTACGAAATCCTCGTCGGCGAGCTGCCCTACAACGGCACCGATGCCCTGTCGACCGCGCTGGCGCACCTGACCGAGCCACTGCCGGCGCTGCCGCTCGAGCATGGCCGCTACCAGGCCATTCTCAGCGGCCTGCTGGCCAAATCCGCCGATGAACGCTTCAGCGATGCCGCCGCCTTGCTGGCGGCGCTCGACCGCCTGCCGTTGCAGGACGACGACGCCACGGTGTTTCGTCCATTGCTCGGCGGTGAAGTGCTGACGCCACTGACCCCGGCCGGGGTGGCCGCAGAACTCGCTGAGCCGCCTCCCGCCAGCGTCAGCCCGGCCCCAGCGCCGACCCCGATTGAGCCCGCGCCTGTGCTGGCGGCAACCCCCGCAGCCACCACCCGCACCCCGCGCAACGCCTTGCTGGCACTGGCCGTGGCGGCGGTGCTGGGCCTGGCCGGCGGTGCCTACTGGTGGCTGCAACCTGGGTCGCCGCTGGCGGGGCAGGCGAGTCCTGACAGTGAGCCTGTAGCGTCGCCGGTGATTGCCGAGGCCAATGCCGAAGGTGACCGGCCGCTGCTGATGGCCGGCAAGCAGACCCTGTTCCAGCGCGTGCTGAGCAAGCCCGGTGCGCGCCTGCTGAGCAGCCCCGAGGCGGGTGACGGCAAGGCCGTGCCAGCGTTCTCGGTGCTGTACGTGTACCAGCGCAAGAACGTCGACGGGCAACCCTGGCTGCAAGTCGGCGCCGCCAGTGACGGCCAGCGCGAAGGCTGGATCGCCGGCGCGCAGCTCAGCGACTGGAAGCAGAGCCTGGTGCTGACCTTCACCGAGCGCTCCGGGCGAGCGCCGCTGATGTTCCTGCGCCAGCCGGATGACGTGCAGCACCTGCTCGATGACCCGGCCCAGGCGCAGAAGGTGCTGCACAGCGCGCAAACCGCGCCCGAGCAAGTGCCGCAGGTGATGGCGCTGGAGCCGGCCGGGCAGGCGGTTGCGGCCAGTCAGTTCTACCTGATGCCGATCTTCGATTACCGGGAAAGCTTCGATGCCAGCGGCCAGCCGGTGCAGTTGCTCAACATCGCCTCCATCGACCCTGGCACCCGCGCCGACCCGCCTGCGGCAAAAAAACCACAGACGCCTGCGGCCGACAACGCCTTCCGCACCGGCATCGTGCTGGTGGTCGACACGTCGGTGTCGATGCAGCCTTACATCGACCGGGTGCAGCAAGTCGTCAGCGAGCTGCAGGCACAGTTGCAGGCCCGTGGTGAGCTGGACAACGTCAGCTTTGGTCTGGTGGGCTTTCGCAACAGCGTCAAGCGCACACCGGGGTTGCAGTATCTGAGCAAGACCCTGGTCGATCTGCAGCAGGGCCGCGACCCGGCGCGCTTCCTGCGCGCGGCGCGCGAGGTCAAGGCCACTACGGTGTCCAGTCATGCCTTCAACGAAGACGCCTTCGCTGGCGTGATGCAGGCGGTCGAAGGCCTGGACTGGTCGGGCTATGGCGGGCGCATCGTGTTGCTGGTCAGCGATGCCGGCGCGCTGCGCAAGAGCGATCCTGCCAGCAGCACGCAGATGAACGAAGCCGAAGTGCGCCAGGCGGCGCTGAGCAAGCAGATCAAGATCTACGCCCTGCACCTGCGCACCCCGGCCGGGCAGCACAACCATGCCAGCGCCGAGGCGCAGTACCGCGTGCTGACGGCCGACAGCAACCCGCAGATCGGCGACCTCTACGTGTCGGTGCCTGGCGGTGACGTGAAGCTGTTCGGTGAGCGCGTGCGCGAGATCGGCACGACCTTCGCCGAACTGGCGCAACAGGTGCGCGAGCGCCAGCCGCAAGCGACCCCGGTGCTCGATGCGGCACCGAGCCTGGCGGCCAAGTCGGCGGCCATCGGCTATGCCATGCACATGGATTTTCTCGGTCGCCAGCAGGCCAGCCAGGCGCCACAACTGGTCAGCGCCTGGACCGCCGACCGCGACCTGAGCAACCCCGCGCTGCCAGCGTTGCAGGTGTGCGTGATGCTCACCAAGTTGCAACTCAACGACCTGCAACAGTCGCTCAAGCTGATCGTCGATGCCGCGCGCAAGACGCGCAGCTCACCAGCCGACTTCTTCAACGAGATCGCCAGCGCCAGCGCCTACATGACCCGCGACCCTGGCGCCCTGCGCGACGGCGCCAACCTGGCGGCCAGTGGTGTGCTGGGTGAATACCTCGACGGGCTGCCGTACCGCAGCAAATCGCTGAGCATGACCCAGGACCTGTGGCTGTCGCTGTCGGTGGCCGAGCAGGAAGACTTCATCGACGAGCTGGAGTCGAAGATCAGCCTCTACGAAACCTTCCACAACGACCTCGGTAACTGGGTGCGCTTCGGCAATGCCGAACCGGGCGACGCCTTGTACCGCGTACCGCTGTCGACCTTGCCATGA